From the Brassica napus cultivar Da-Ae chromosome A8, Da-Ae, whole genome shotgun sequence genome, one window contains:
- the LOC125577436 gene encoding meiosis-specific protein ASY3-like yields MYAIIEETDKNGSTDVLRSKLREILGRPSLEHIVDVNSETTPQVVKTKSKLNQENNDSHPKPTETSASVATTRRGSVTRAMSLKRSKTGADNSETTPQVVETKSKLNQENNDPLPKPTETSASIEETEKNGSTDVLRSKLREILGRPSLEHIVDVNSETTPEVVKTKSKLNQENNDPLPKPTETSASVATTRRGPVTRAMSLKRNKTGADNSETTPQIIETKSKLNQENNDPLPKPTETSALIEETDKNGSTDVLRSKLREILGRPSLEHIVDVNSETTPEVVKTKSKLNQENNDPLPKPTETSASVATTRRGPVTRAMSLKRSKTGADNSETTPQVVETKSKLNQENNDPLPKPTETSASVATTRRDLTKC; encoded by the exons ATGTATGCTAtt ATAGAGGAGACGGATAAAAATGGAAGTACTGATGTTTTGAGATCAAAGCTGAGGGAAATATTGGGGAGACCTTCGCTGGAACATATTGTAGACGTCAACTCTGAGACCACCCCACAAGTCGTTAAGACAAAATCCAAGTTGAATCAAGAAAACAATGATTCTCATCCTAAGCCTACAGAAACTTCAGCTTCGGTTGCAACTACCAGAAGGGGGTCAGTAACTAGAGCTATGTCTCTGAAGAGAAGCAAAACTGGTGCCGACAACTCTGAGACCACCCCACAAGTCGTTGAGACAAAATCCAAGTTGAATCAAGAAAACAATGATCCTCTTCCTAAGCCTACAGAAACTTCAGCTTCG ATAGAGGAGACAGAAAAAAATGGAAGTACTGATGTTTTGAGATCAAAGCTGAGGGAAATATTGGGGAGACCTTCGTTGGAACATATTGTAGACGTCAACTCTGAGACCACCCCAGAAGTCGTTAAGACAAAATCCAAGTTGAATCAAGAAAACAATGATCCTCTTCCTAAGCCTACAGAAACATCAGCTTCGGTTGCAACTACCAGAAGGGGGCCAGTAACTAGAGCTATGTCTCTGAAGAGAAACAAAACCGGTGCCGACAACTCTGAGACCACCCCACAAATCATTGAGACAAAATCCAAGTtgaatcaagaaaataatgatcCTCTTCCTAAGCCTACAGAAACTTCAGCTTTG ATAGAGGAGACGGATAAAAATGGAAGTACTGATGTTTTGAGATCAAAGCTGAGGGAAATATTGGGGAGACCTTCGCTGGAACATATTGTAGACGTCAACTCTGAGACCACCCCAGAAGTCGTTAAGACAAAATCCAAGTTGAATCAAGAAAACAATGATCCTCTTCCTAAGCCTACAGAAACTTCAGCTTCGGTTGCAACTACCAGAAGGGGGCCAGTAACTAGAGCTATGTCTCTGAAGAGAAGTAAAACCGGTGCTGACAACTCTGAGACCACCCCACAAGTCGTTGAGACAAAATCCAAGTTGAATCAAGAAAACAATGATCCTCTTCCTAAGCCTACAGAAACTTCAGCTTCGGTTGCAACTACCAGAAGGGATTTAaccaaatgttaa
- the LOC106443899 gene encoding FAD-linked sulfhydryl oxidase ERV1 has protein sequence MAENPWQPLLHTFEKLSNCVQIHLSNFIGIKNTPRSSPTIQNPISSDSSPTITINSSNLQKLPLKDKPIGPVTKEDLGRATWTFLHTLAAQYPEKPTRQQKKDVKELMAILSRMYPCRECADHFKEILRSNPPRAGSQEEFSQWLCHVHNTVNRSLGKLVFPCERVDARWGKLECEQKSCDLHGTSMDF, from the exons atggcTGAGAATCCATGGCAGCCTCTTCTCCATACCTTCGAGAAACTATCGAATTGCGTCCAAATTCATCTCTCCAACTTCATCGGCATCAAAAACACTCCTCGTTCGTCACCCACAATCCAAAACCCAATCTCCTCAGACTCTTCCCCAACAATCACAATCAACAGTTCTAATCTTCAGAAACTTCCCCTCAAG GACAAGCCTATTGGTCCTGTGACTAAAGAAGATCTCGGAAGGGCTACTTGGACATTTCTCCACACTCTTGCTGCGCAG TATCCAGAAAAACCAACAAGGCAGCAAAAAAAGGATGTTAAAGAACTG ATGGCAATACTTTCTCGAATGTACCCTTGTAGAGAATGTGCAGATCACTTCAAAGAGATCCTAAG ATCGAATCCTCCACGAGCTGGATCTCAGGAGGAGTTCTCGCAGTGGCTTTGCCATGTACACAATACCGTAAATAGAAG TTTGGGGAAATTGGTGTTCCCTTGCGAGAGAGTGGATGCAAGATGGGGCAAGTTAGAGTGCGAGCAGAAAAGTTGTGATCTTCATGGAACTTCTATGGACTTCTAG
- the LOC106439059 gene encoding uncharacterized protein LOC106439059 yields MIKAAMDLGCLDLGCLSVSDKRSGADPLQFSSSPSKSGQKKSPREISTLRKSHSKRSSQRKSSPLGWFPRRRGGDSYLNRKIKKLQEEVGGMNQTLDETLGDSNPHYCRIVREQMAVREAAGKAMELRKAALVEASWSRILRAARIPSLEAETLMENAEKAAVEAFEAASALGVIMHDKPNSSRKQYKIKSSGAHGGGSPTHTVTASFETAFDVDKEVAAAVKAAFAKLANCPSLSKAEIRDLLRKISENPDLRDNQHEITEVSSECDTESDSEHKVDEEVAECEETSSFKMRQLKVKRRQSFGKLNREKLVDMMLERLQGLQEDQLSSLASIVATCGLSEALAEVSNQRLQTTNVEPTVSDTSTDTRLRRDSKFGSLTEGKTTSDGKETEIPSLDKYLVKHMTKLEREVNEAKRASKDVFEKGRNVPQGVASETVPDLGSILVKHSSKLEKEIEEAKKNPGANLRTYQKNSRRSKAPLVPVPDLKSLLVKKHVSRLEKDVEETIRNCGNMYENVKKPGKQDVPEGSSLESCMVKHVSKLEKEVQEAKKRNKEDLEVRNLEKVEKSSSLLTEEMDKENMDLNKKTKGQEESLDKILVKPVHRLEREKAASEAVYGNLRIKQRKQESEYESLDKVLVKHVPKLEKEKLRFKAEREATTTVVEEKENSKSNNEESMKTVKPILTRRQMRDKEIQETWGGLGLGESKRPESKKTEVNEHLGEETRPVLTRRQERDKEMLEAWGGLGLGDSSLLTVNNKHKRKPESEKMETTAPVLTRRQARDREMQEAWGGLDLGNAIRPSLSKLEREKAAWIKAEEEERTRGN; encoded by the exons ATGATCAAAGCCGCCATGGATCTCGGCTGCTTGGACTTGGGATGCCTTTCAGTCTCTGACAAGAGAAGCGGCGCCGATCCTCTTCAGTTTTCGTCTTCCCCTTCGAAGTCTGGGCAG AAAAAATCACCAAGAGAGATATCAACTCTTAGAAAATCACACTCAAAGAGGTCTTCTCAACGTAAGTCCTCACCTCTTGGCTGGTTTCCACGCAGAAGAGGAGGGGATTCTTACTTGAATAGGAAGATCAAGAAGCTACAG GAGGAGGTTGGTGGAATGAACCAGACTCTTGATGAGACTCTTGGCGACTCTAATCCACACTACTGCAGAATCGTAAGAGAACAGATGGCTGTTAGAGAGGCTGCAGGTAAAGCCATGGAGCTCCGCAAGGCTGCTCTTGTTGAAGCGTCCTGGTCTAGAATACTCCGAGCTGCTAG GATACCAAGTTTAGAAGCAGAAACTTTGATGGAGAATGCAGAAAAGGCTGCGGTGGAAGCTTTTGAAGCCGCGTCTGCTTTGGGAGTGATAATGCACGATAAACCAAACAGCTCAAGGAAGcaatataaaatcaaatcatCAGGAGCACATGGAGGGGGTTCTCCTACTCATACCGTCACAGCTTCTTTTGAAACTGCATTTGATGTAGATAAAGAAGTAGCAGCTGCTGTTAAGGCTGCGTTTGCTAAGCTTGCAAATTGTCCCTCTCTCAGCAAAGCCGAGATTAGAGATCTTCTGAGGAAAATCAGCGAGAATCCTGATCTGCGTGATAATCAACATGAAATCACTGAGGTGTCTTCAGAATGTGACACAGAGTCTGATTCTGAACACAAGGTTGATGAGGAAGTGGCTGAATGTGAGGAGACTTCATCTTTCAAAATGAGACAGCTAAAAGTCAAGAGGCGGCAGTCTTTTGGGAAGTTAAACAGGGAGAAGCTAGTGGATATGATGCTTGAGAGGCTTCAGGGCTTACAAGAAGATCAACTCTCAAGTCTTGCCTCTATAGTTGCAACTTGTGGTTTAAGTGAGGCATTGGCTGAAGTTAGTAATCAGAGGCTGCAGACCACAAACGTTGAACCAACTGTTTCAGATACTTCAACGGATACAAGATTGAGAAGAGATTCTAAATTTGGGTCTTTAACTGAAGGAAAAACAACAAGCGATGGAAAAGAGACAGAGATTCCGAGTCTGGACAAGTATCTAGTCAAGCACATGACCAAACTTGAAAGAGAAGTCAATGAAGCCAAAAGGGCTTCAAAGGATGTATTTGAAAAAGGCAGAAACGTTCCACAAGGTGTTGCAAGTGAAACTGTTCCAGATCTAGGAAGCATCCTTGTGAAACATTCTTCAAAGCTTGAGAAAGAGATCGAAGAAGCCAAGAAGAACCCTGGAGCAAATCTTAGGACGTACCAAAAGAACTCAAGAAGAAGCAAAGCGCCACTGGTTCCTGTCCCAGACTTGAAAAGTTTGCTAGTGAAGAAGCATGTCTCAAGATTAGAGAAGGATGTTGAAGAAACTATAAGGAACTGCGGGAACATGTATGAGAACGTGAAGAAACCAGGGAAACAAGATGTGCCTGAAGGTTCCAGCCTGGAGAGTTGTATGGTTAAACATGTCTCCAAGCTAGAGAAAGAAGTCCAAGAAgcaaagaagagaaacaaagaaGATCTTGAAGTAAGAAATTTGGAAAAAGTTGAGAAAAGTTCTAGTTTGCTGACAGAAGAGATGGATAAAGAGAACATGGATTTGAACAAGAAAACTAAGGGGCAAGAAGAAAGCCTAGACAAGATCTTGGTCAAGCCGGTGCATAGATTGGAAAGAGAGAAAGCCGCTTCAGAAGCAGTTTATGGAAACCTGAGGATCAAACAGAGAAAACAAGAGTCAGAATATGAGAGTTTGGACAAAGTTCTTGTGAAACATGTGCCAAAGCTAGAGAAAGAGAAGCTAAGGTTCAAAGCAGAAAGGGAAGCGACCACAACTGTAGTAGAAGAGAAGGAGAATTCAAAGAGCAACAATGAAGAGAGCATGAAGACGGTGAAACCAATTCTGACCAGAAGACAAATGAGGGATAAAGAGATACAAGAAACATGGGGCGGTTTAGGTCTTGGTGAGTCAAAAAGACCCGAAAGCAAGAAAACAGAAGTTAATGAGCATTTGGGAGAAGAGACAAGACCGGTTCTTACCAGGCGACAAGAGAGGGACAAAGAAATGCTGGAAGCTTGGGGTGGGTTAGGACTTGGTGACTCAAGCTTGTTAACAGTTAACAATAAGCATAAAAGGAAACCTGAAAGCGAGAAGATGGAGACAACAGCACCAGTGTTAACAAGAAGACAAGCAAGGGATAGAGAAATGCAAGAAGCTTGGGGTGGTTTAGACCTTGGGAACGCTATTCGACCGAGTCTGTCAAAACTTGAAAGAGAAAAG GCTGCGTGGATTAAagccgaggaagaagaaaggacTCGAGGAAACTAA
- the LOC106443900 gene encoding probable E3 ubiquitin-protein ligase RHY1A, whose amino-acid sequence MTSASELFSTRRSRPGRSDPDLESDPSLYRHHHHRRHGIHHHNHRHDSDGCDSPRPRLQRFCHHLGLPERRPARDVQGTPQYLESESNSLGNLNGSERLPGSVLLARARLVQRLRGVSLTTNRSVQMESSFHSTDGVQVSYECNKKPHGLTQGAINGLHRLTFSSAGVETERRDCSICLESFTNGDMLISLPCTHSFHSSCLNPWLIACGDCPCCRRAIAK is encoded by the exons ATGACGAGCGCATCAGAACTCTTCTCTACTCGAAGATCGCGTCCGGGCAGATCCGACCCGGATTTAGAATCAGACCCTTCTCTGTATCGACACCATCATCATCGCCGTCACGGAATCCATCATCATAATCACCGTCACGATTCCGACGGCTGTGATTCTCCCCGGCCGCGTCTCCAACGCTTCTGTCACCATCTTGGCCTTCCG GAACGTAGACCTGCTCGTGACGTTCAAGGCACTCCACAGTATTTGGAAAGTGAAAGTAACAGTTTAGGAAACCTAAATGGATCCGAGAGGCTTCCTGGATCTGTTCTTCTCGCAAGGGCAAGACTTGTCCAAAGATTGAGAGGCGTTTCTTTGACTACCAACAGGTCTGTACAGATGGAATCCTCATTTCATTCCACAGATGGGGTTCAAGTGTCTTATGAATGTAACAAAAAGCCACATGGTCTCACACAAGGTGCCATTAATGGTTTACACCGGCTAACTTTTAGCTCAGCCGGTGTTGAAACCGAGAGGAGAGATTGCAGCATATGTTTAGAGAGTTTCACTAACGGTGACATGCTTATATCCTTGCCATGTACCCACAGTTTCCATTCATCGTGCTTAAACCCTTGGCTTATAGCTTGTGGAGATTGCCCTTGTTGCCGTAGAGCCATAGCTAAATGA